Proteins co-encoded in one Rudaeicoccus suwonensis genomic window:
- a CDS encoding serine hydrolase, with protein sequence MTAAVVVLSCGVLTGCGGRSSAEPPSSPVSLLPSASASRSSSSAATGGPVAVLPATGATPAAWSRVDRQASSVAPHVAVVAAKMTASGQLQIVHQSGPTDARPLASMVKLYVLIAVAQAVQSGTLRWDQRLTLQSTDKAAGSGALIGAASGSTVTVQQAATLMIQISDNTATDLLIRAVGQSALAKAVASTGSSNAAKLVPFTTIRQDIWLEWSTSAAAVQARARWAGASTQTRMSLMAPATAPGSPVPDATGAGTTARWQDGLGYFASALDIAKAQVVLARLVRQKGLEPLQSILDVTRTGITTPTSWRQVSFKGGTVMGVQTGSWYARTTSGDEVLVVMASSPGGVNTASFNALASKAAAALAG encoded by the coding sequence ATGACGGCCGCCGTCGTCGTGCTGAGCTGTGGCGTTCTGACCGGTTGTGGTGGCCGCAGTTCCGCAGAACCGCCGAGCAGCCCGGTCAGTTTGCTGCCCTCCGCCAGCGCGTCGAGGTCGTCCAGTTCGGCGGCAACAGGCGGCCCGGTGGCGGTGTTGCCGGCGACCGGTGCCACGCCGGCGGCGTGGTCGCGGGTCGACCGGCAGGCATCGTCGGTGGCGCCGCACGTGGCAGTGGTGGCGGCGAAGATGACGGCGAGTGGTCAGTTGCAGATCGTGCACCAGTCCGGTCCGACGGACGCGCGGCCGCTGGCGTCGATGGTGAAGCTCTATGTGCTCATCGCGGTGGCTCAGGCAGTGCAGTCAGGGACACTACGGTGGGATCAGCGGCTCACGCTGCAGAGCACCGACAAGGCAGCCGGCAGCGGAGCGCTGATCGGAGCGGCGAGCGGCTCGACGGTGACCGTGCAGCAAGCGGCGACGCTGATGATCCAGATCTCCGACAACACCGCCACTGATCTGCTGATCCGTGCTGTCGGTCAGAGCGCCTTGGCGAAGGCCGTCGCGAGCACCGGCTCGTCCAACGCGGCGAAGCTGGTGCCGTTCACGACGATCCGGCAGGACATCTGGCTGGAGTGGTCGACGTCTGCGGCTGCGGTTCAGGCACGTGCCCGATGGGCGGGTGCCTCGACACAGACGCGCATGAGTCTGATGGCCCCGGCGACGGCACCGGGCTCACCAGTGCCCGATGCGACCGGCGCCGGAACGACCGCGCGATGGCAGGACGGCCTGGGGTACTTCGCGTCAGCGCTGGATATCGCGAAAGCGCAGGTGGTGCTGGCGCGGTTGGTGCGACAGAAGGGTCTGGAGCCGTTGCAGTCGATTCTCGACGTCACTCGGACCGGGATAACGACTCCGACGTCGTGGCGGCAGGTGTCGTTCAAGGGCGGCACAGTGATGGGTGTGCAGACCGGGTCCTGGTATGCGCGGACGACCTCAGGTGACGAGGTGCTGGTGGTGATGGCGTCTTCGCCGGGCGGCGTCAACACCGCATCGTTCAACGCACTGGCCAGCAAAGCGGCCGCTGCTCTGGCCGGCTGA
- a CDS encoding vitamin B12-dependent ribonucleotide reductase, whose translation MTDTADTRPKTRRAGAGVHVERIFTTPGVHPYDEVTWESRDVVQQNWKTGETIFEQRGVEFPETWSLNASTIVTTKYFRGALGTPARETSLKQLIDRVVLTYVKAGKDNGYFASDDDAEIFEHELTWSLLHQVFSFNSPVWFNVGTKSPQQVSACFILSVEDSMDSILNWYKEEGFIFKGGSGAGLNLSRIRSSKELLSSGGTASGPVSFMRGADASAGTIKSGGATRRAAKMVVLDVDHPDIEEFIETKAREEDKIRALRDAGFDMDLGGRDITSVQYQNANNSVRVSDEFMRAVEEGTSFGLRARGTGEVIEHVDARGLFDKINKAAWECADPGIQYDDTINAWHTNPETGRITASNPCSEYMSLDNSSCNLASLNLLKFLRDDDTFDVAAFQKVVELVITAMDISICFADFPTESIGVTTRDYRQLGIGYANLGALLMATGHGYDSEGGRSLAAAITSLLTGAAYKRSAELAAVVGPYAGYARNAEPHQRVMRKHQAANDQVRTLDAMDSEIHRYATKAWADVVELGAKNGFRNAQASVLAPTGTIGFMMDCDTTGIEPDFSLVKFKKLVGGGSMQIVNQTIPRALKKLGYQGEQIEAIVEHIADKGHVIDAPGLKPEHYEVFDCAMGQRAIAPMGHVRMMAATQPFLSGAISKTVNLPESATVEEIAEVHLEGWKLGLKALAVYRDNCKVGQPLSDGGSTAKDKAEAAEKVVEKVVEYRPVRRRLPKRRTSQTTSFAVGGAEGYLTAGTYDDGQLGEIFLRLGKQGSTLGGMMEAFALSISVALQYGVPLETYVEKFTNMRFEPAGMTDDPDVRMAQSIMDYVFRRLALDHLDFETRSFMGIHTSAERARQLETGSYAEATDDAAASEPDGSELGTPTDAVVTDEATSQASPVAAEASTAAGADVESGSGAASARTVSSEVHSSAELLEKFQGKAADAPMCMTCGTKMRPAGSCYVCEGCGSTSGCS comes from the coding sequence ATGACAGACACGGCCGACACCCGTCCGAAGACTCGCCGCGCAGGTGCGGGCGTGCACGTCGAACGCATCTTCACCACCCCTGGTGTGCATCCGTATGACGAGGTCACCTGGGAGTCGCGCGATGTCGTGCAGCAGAACTGGAAGACCGGCGAGACCATCTTCGAACAGCGCGGTGTGGAGTTCCCCGAGACGTGGTCATTGAACGCCTCGACCATCGTCACGACGAAGTACTTCCGTGGCGCGCTCGGCACACCCGCTCGTGAGACCAGCCTCAAGCAGCTGATCGACCGCGTCGTGCTGACCTACGTCAAGGCCGGCAAGGACAACGGTTATTTCGCCTCCGACGACGATGCCGAGATCTTCGAGCACGAGCTGACCTGGTCACTGCTGCACCAGGTGTTCAGTTTTAACTCGCCGGTGTGGTTCAACGTGGGCACCAAGTCCCCGCAGCAGGTGTCGGCGTGCTTCATCCTCAGCGTCGAGGACTCGATGGACTCGATCCTCAACTGGTACAAGGAAGAGGGCTTCATCTTCAAGGGCGGCTCCGGCGCCGGCCTCAACCTGTCACGCATCCGCTCGTCCAAGGAGCTGCTGTCCTCCGGCGGCACCGCCAGCGGTCCGGTGTCGTTCATGCGTGGTGCCGACGCGTCTGCGGGCACCATCAAGTCCGGTGGTGCCACCCGTCGTGCGGCCAAGATGGTTGTCCTCGACGTCGACCACCCCGACATCGAGGAGTTCATCGAGACCAAGGCGCGTGAGGAAGACAAGATTCGCGCGCTGCGCGACGCCGGTTTCGACATGGATCTCGGCGGCCGAGACATCACCTCGGTGCAGTATCAGAACGCCAACAACTCCGTCCGTGTCAGTGACGAGTTCATGCGCGCGGTGGAGGAGGGCACCTCCTTCGGTCTGCGCGCCCGCGGCACCGGTGAGGTCATCGAACACGTCGACGCCCGTGGCCTCTTCGACAAGATCAACAAGGCCGCGTGGGAGTGTGCCGACCCCGGCATCCAGTACGACGACACGATCAACGCCTGGCACACCAACCCCGAAACCGGCCGCATCACCGCCTCGAATCCGTGCTCGGAGTACATGTCGCTGGACAACAGCTCCTGCAACCTGGCGTCACTGAACCTGTTGAAGTTCCTGCGCGATGACGACACCTTCGACGTCGCGGCCTTCCAGAAGGTCGTCGAGCTGGTCATCACGGCGATGGACATCTCGATCTGCTTCGCCGACTTCCCGACCGAGTCGATCGGTGTGACCACACGCGACTACCGTCAGCTGGGCATCGGTTACGCCAACCTGGGCGCGCTGCTGATGGCGACCGGCCACGGTTACGACTCCGAGGGTGGTCGTTCGCTGGCTGCGGCGATCACCTCGCTGCTGACCGGTGCGGCATACAAGCGGTCCGCCGAGCTTGCCGCGGTCGTCGGCCCGTATGCCGGCTACGCCCGCAACGCCGAGCCGCACCAGCGGGTCATGCGCAAGCACCAGGCTGCCAACGACCAGGTCCGGACGCTGGACGCGATGGATTCCGAAATCCACCGCTACGCCACCAAGGCGTGGGCCGACGTCGTCGAACTCGGCGCCAAGAACGGCTTCCGTAACGCGCAGGCGTCGGTGCTCGCACCGACCGGCACCATCGGCTTCATGATGGACTGCGACACCACCGGCATCGAGCCCGACTTCTCGCTGGTGAAGTTCAAGAAGCTTGTCGGTGGCGGTTCGATGCAGATCGTCAACCAGACGATCCCGCGGGCGTTGAAGAAGCTCGGCTACCAGGGTGAGCAGATCGAGGCCATCGTCGAGCACATCGCCGACAAGGGCCACGTCATCGATGCGCCCGGCTTGAAGCCCGAGCACTACGAGGTCTTCGACTGCGCGATGGGCCAGCGGGCGATTGCCCCCATGGGCCATGTGCGGATGATGGCCGCGACGCAGCCGTTCCTGTCGGGTGCCATCTCCAAGACGGTCAACCTGCCGGAGTCGGCGACGGTCGAGGAGATCGCCGAGGTGCACCTCGAGGGCTGGAAGCTGGGCCTGAAGGCGCTCGCGGTCTATCGCGACAACTGCAAGGTGGGTCAGCCGTTGTCCGACGGTGGGTCCACTGCCAAGGACAAAGCAGAAGCTGCCGAGAAGGTCGTGGAAAAGGTCGTCGAGTACCGCCCGGTGCGTCGTCGCCTGCCCAAGCGCCGCACCTCGCAGACCACGTCGTTCGCCGTCGGCGGCGCCGAGGGATATCTCACCGCCGGCACGTATGACGATGGTCAGCTCGGCGAGATCTTCCTGCGACTGGGCAAGCAGGGGTCGACGCTCGGCGGCATGATGGAGGCCTTCGCCCTGTCGATCTCGGTGGCCCTGCAATACGGCGTCCCGTTGGAGACCTACGTCGAGAAGTTCACGAACATGCGCTTCGAGCCGGCCGGCATGACCGACGACCCGGACGTGCGAATGGCGCAGTCGATCATGGACTACGTCTTCCGTCGTCTGGCGCTGGACCACCTGGACTTCGAGACGCGCTCGTTCATGGGCATCCACACCTCGGCCGAGCGGGCTCGTCAGCTCGAGACCGGGTCGTATGCCGAAGCCACCGACGACGCAGCAGCATCCGAGCCGGATGGCTCCGAGTTGGGCACACCCACCGACGCGGTCGTGACCGACGAGGCCACGTCGCAGGCGAGCCCAGTGGCGGCCGAAGCGTCCACTGCAGCAGGCGCCGACGTCGAATCCGGCTCCGGCGCAGCCAGCGCGCGCACGGTGTCCAGCGAGGTCCACTCGTCGGCCGAACTGCTGGAGAAGTTCCAGGGCAAGGCCGCCGACGCCCCGATGTGCATGACCTGCGGCACCAAGATGCGCCCCGCCGGTTCGTGCTACGTCTGCGAAGGATGCGGCAGCACCTCCGGTTGCAGCTGA